One part of the Longimicrobium sp. genome encodes these proteins:
- a CDS encoding ATP-binding protein gives MSEPHPAAGAAAPHALPAELIHDLRTPLSQIIGYSEMLMERAEEAGSADIAPDLEKVRAAGYRLLELINEHFLAIPSAPPATPHASGAPAGGAGRLADFIVSGREPILAEWEAFARTCTPASGAMDITALRDHAGEMLTVIAADLRTAQGGLEQSEKSKGLAPDGGGDESTAAEEHGAGRAESGFTVEQMISEYRALRASVIRLWTQSRGELGPADLEDLTRFNEAIDQSLAESISRYTEDLDHSKEMFLAILGHDLRTPLGAVMTSARFMLETQGLKEPSLTLTSRIASSSTRMVHMVGDLLDFTRSRLGGGIPVVRAEMNMAKVVHDVVDEIAAAHPDRILQVDTRGAPWGAWDCPRITQALTNLVGNALEHGAPGSAVRVEVQGDDDEVTITIHNRGPAIPAHRLNGIFNPMKPREAVGGAAASGPSGNLGLGLYIAERIVNAHKGRIEVESSDERGTTFTVHLPRRG, from the coding sequence GTGAGCGAGCCGCATCCGGCCGCCGGCGCCGCGGCCCCGCACGCGCTTCCCGCGGAGCTGATCCACGACCTGCGCACCCCGCTCAGCCAGATCATCGGCTACTCCGAGATGCTGATGGAGCGGGCGGAAGAGGCGGGTTCCGCCGACATCGCCCCCGACCTGGAAAAGGTCCGCGCCGCGGGGTACCGGCTGCTGGAGCTGATCAACGAGCACTTCCTGGCCATTCCCTCCGCGCCTCCGGCCACGCCCCACGCGTCCGGCGCCCCCGCGGGCGGGGCCGGGCGGCTGGCCGACTTCATCGTGTCCGGGCGCGAGCCGATCCTGGCCGAGTGGGAGGCGTTCGCGCGCACCTGTACGCCGGCCAGCGGGGCCATGGACATCACCGCGCTGCGCGACCACGCCGGCGAGATGCTCACCGTGATCGCCGCGGACCTGCGCACGGCGCAGGGCGGGCTCGAGCAGTCGGAGAAGTCGAAGGGTCTCGCGCCCGACGGCGGAGGTGACGAGTCCACCGCCGCCGAGGAGCACGGGGCCGGGCGCGCCGAGAGCGGCTTCACCGTGGAGCAGATGATCTCGGAGTACCGCGCCCTGCGCGCCAGCGTCATCCGCCTGTGGACCCAGTCGCGCGGCGAGCTGGGGCCCGCCGACCTGGAGGACCTCACGCGCTTCAACGAGGCCATCGACCAGTCGCTGGCCGAGTCCATCTCGCGCTACACCGAGGACCTGGACCACAGCAAGGAGATGTTCCTGGCCATCCTGGGGCACGACCTGAGGACCCCCTTGGGCGCGGTGATGACCTCGGCCAGGTTCATGCTCGAGACGCAGGGGCTGAAGGAGCCCAGCCTTACCCTCACCTCGCGCATCGCCAGCAGCTCCACGCGGATGGTGCACATGGTGGGTGACCTGCTGGACTTCACCCGCAGCCGCCTGGGCGGGGGGATCCCGGTGGTGCGGGCCGAGATGAACATGGCCAAGGTGGTGCACGACGTGGTGGACGAGATCGCCGCCGCGCACCCGGACCGCATCCTGCAGGTGGACACGCGCGGCGCGCCGTGGGGAGCGTGGGACTGCCCCCGCATCACCCAGGCGCTCACCAACCTGGTGGGCAACGCGCTGGAGCACGGCGCCCCGGGTTCGGCCGTGCGCGTGGAGGTGCAGGGCGACGACGACGAGGTCACCATCACCATCCACAACCGTGGCCCGGCCATCCCGGCGCACCGGCTGAACGGGATCTTCAACCCCATGAAGCCGCGCGAGGCGGTGGGCGGCGCCGCGGCCAGCGGGCCGTCGGGAAACCTGGGGCTGGGGCTCTACATCGCCGAGCGCATCGTGAACGCGCACAAGGGGCGCATCGAGGTCGAGTCCTCGGACGAGCGCGGCACCACCTTCACCGTCCACCTCCCCCGCCGGGGCTGA
- the typA gene encoding translational GTPase TypA, which yields MQIRNIAIIAHVDHGKTTLVDHMLRQAGTFRENQQVQERVMDSNPLERERGITILAKNLSVRWHDTKVNIVDTPGHSDFGGEVERILRMVDGVVLLVDAAEGPMPQTRFVTRKAMELGLQPIVIINKIDRGDADPHRVHDEVLELFMELEADDHQLDCPFLYAVGREGVAMRSPEEERKDLTPLFETILETIPAPRASEGPFQMLVSTIDYSPYLGRLAIGKIERGTGRVGDTVVLVTHGDNTAQMTRNKISKLYTFDGLERHETESASAGDVVALAGLTDVEIGATVCDAENPDALEGIAVEEPTVSVDIMLNNSPFAGREGKYVTSRQVRDRLFKELESNVALRVEETDSPDTLTVSGRGELHLGILMETMRREGYEFAVSRPRVILKKAPDGQLQEPYEEVTIDLPETHMGPVIEKMGQRRAEMLEMRNPGGGLVRLVYKTPARALFGYRSEFLTDTRGEGTLHHRFLEYGPFVGSMNTRSRGVLVSMMNGEAVAFSLGNLQERSTFFIEPGVPVYEGMIVGENSRPGDMEVNVTRGKKLTNMRASGSDDNILLEPPKVMTLEDAMGYIADDELIEVTPKSLRLRKRLLNANDRKKASRAASA from the coding sequence ATGCAGATCCGCAACATCGCCATCATCGCCCACGTCGACCACGGCAAGACCACGCTGGTCGACCACATGCTGCGCCAGGCCGGCACCTTCCGCGAGAACCAGCAGGTGCAGGAGCGGGTGATGGACTCCAACCCGCTCGAGCGCGAGCGGGGGATCACCATCCTGGCCAAGAACCTGTCGGTGCGCTGGCACGACACCAAGGTCAACATCGTCGACACCCCGGGGCACAGCGACTTCGGCGGCGAGGTCGAGCGCATCCTGCGCATGGTCGACGGCGTGGTGCTGCTGGTCGACGCGGCCGAGGGGCCCATGCCGCAGACCCGCTTCGTCACCCGCAAGGCCATGGAGCTGGGGCTGCAGCCCATCGTCATCATCAACAAGATCGACCGCGGCGACGCCGACCCGCACCGCGTGCACGACGAGGTGCTGGAGCTGTTCATGGAGCTCGAGGCCGACGACCACCAGCTGGACTGCCCGTTCCTGTACGCCGTGGGCCGCGAGGGCGTGGCCATGCGCAGCCCCGAGGAAGAGCGCAAGGACCTGACGCCGCTCTTCGAGACCATCCTGGAGACGATCCCCGCGCCGCGCGCCAGCGAGGGCCCGTTCCAGATGCTGGTGTCCACCATCGACTACTCGCCCTACCTGGGGCGGCTGGCCATCGGCAAGATCGAGCGCGGCACCGGGCGCGTGGGCGACACCGTGGTCCTCGTCACGCACGGCGACAACACCGCGCAGATGACGCGCAACAAGATCAGCAAGCTGTACACCTTCGACGGGCTGGAGCGCCACGAGACCGAGTCGGCCTCGGCCGGCGACGTGGTGGCGCTGGCCGGGCTCACCGACGTGGAGATCGGCGCCACCGTGTGCGACGCCGAGAACCCCGACGCGCTCGAGGGCATCGCCGTCGAGGAGCCCACGGTGTCGGTCGACATCATGCTGAACAACTCGCCTTTCGCCGGGCGCGAAGGGAAGTACGTCACCAGCCGCCAGGTGCGCGACCGGCTGTTCAAGGAGCTGGAGAGCAACGTCGCGCTGCGCGTGGAAGAGACCGATTCGCCCGACACGCTCACCGTCTCCGGCCGCGGCGAGCTGCACCTGGGCATCCTGATGGAGACCATGCGGCGCGAGGGGTACGAGTTCGCCGTCTCGCGCCCGCGCGTGATCCTGAAGAAGGCACCCGACGGGCAGCTCCAGGAGCCGTACGAGGAGGTCACCATCGACCTTCCCGAAACGCACATGGGGCCGGTCATCGAGAAGATGGGCCAGCGCCGCGCCGAGATGCTGGAGATGCGCAACCCCGGGGGCGGCCTCGTGCGCCTGGTCTACAAGACACCGGCGCGCGCGCTCTTCGGCTACCGCAGCGAGTTCCTCACCGACACGCGCGGCGAGGGCACGCTGCACCACCGGTTCCTGGAATACGGCCCGTTCGTGGGCTCCATGAACACGCGCAGCCGCGGCGTGCTGGTCAGCATGATGAACGGCGAGGCGGTGGCGTTCTCGCTGGGCAACCTGCAGGAGCGCTCCACCTTCTTCATCGAGCCCGGCGTGCCGGTGTACGAGGGGATGATCGTGGGCGAGAACTCGCGCCCGGGCGACATGGAGGTGAACGTCACCCGCGGGAAGAAGCTCACCAACATGCGCGCCTCCGGCAGCGACGACAACATCCTGCTGGAGCCGCCCAAGGTGATGACCCTCGAGGACGCGATGGGCTACATCGCCGACGACGAGCTGATCGAGGTCACGCCCAAGTCGCTGCGCCTGCGCAAGCGCCTGCTGAACGCCAACGACCGCAAGAAGGCCAGCCGCGCCGCGTCTGCCTGA
- a CDS encoding FmdB family zinc ribbon protein — translation MPTYEYRCPQCGTDFEKFQKMSDEPVAECPGCGAAAERRLSAGAGLLFKGSGFYITDYRGEGYKKAAQADGGGSSSSEPRSDAKPAADSKPAPKSESKPTPKAE, via the coding sequence ATGCCGACCTACGAATATCGCTGTCCCCAGTGCGGGACGGACTTCGAGAAGTTCCAGAAGATGAGCGACGAGCCGGTGGCCGAGTGCCCCGGCTGCGGCGCCGCCGCCGAGCGCCGCCTGTCCGCGGGCGCCGGCCTGCTCTTCAAGGGGAGCGGCTTCTACATCACCGACTACCGCGGCGAGGGCTACAAGAAGGCCGCGCAGGCGGATGGCGGCGGCTCGTCGTCGTCCGAACCCAGGTCCGACGCGAAGCCCGCGGCGGACTCGAAGCCCGCGCCCAAAAGCGAGAGCAAGCCCACGCCGAAGGCCGAGTGA
- the argS gene encoding arginine--tRNA ligase, with the protein MAADKLQAELQRVLGEMGVDAGHPVTLERPRNPDHGDWATNVALTLAKPLRRSPRQIADELAGRIDAAAAGVSAVEVAGPGFINFRLAGDYLAAGLQSILSAGADYGRSNPGGGRPVMVEFVSANPTGPLHIGHGRQAALGDAVSELLAWAGWKVHREFYYNDAGEQIMRLARSVWARYQQESGADAAFPEDGYHGEYVREIARELIALHGERWKGDDSPEAMDEMRRFAVARLREEQNRDLDGFGVRFDEFFLESSLYTSGRVEDTIRRLRETGHVYEKDGAVWLRTTEFGDDKDRVMVKSTGHPTYFLPDVAYHLSKWERGFRRAINVQGSDHHGTTARVRAGLRALGLPEGYPEYVLHQMVLVMREGVEVKFSKRAGDYVTLRELYDEVGVDVARYFFLMRRAEAQLTFDIDLALDRSDKNPVYKVQYAHARMSSIFRRAEVDPGTLDAASADLSLLSDDAEAELVKLLLRFPEVVAAAAERHAPHALSEYAEEVAGAVNSWYHAGNRDPALRVIGPGVAPEVSRARLVLARAVQIVLRNGLAVLGITAPERMQRESGDEAALEAV; encoded by the coding sequence ATGGCCGCCGACAAGCTGCAGGCCGAGCTCCAGCGCGTGCTGGGCGAGATGGGCGTCGACGCCGGCCACCCCGTCACCCTCGAGCGCCCGCGCAACCCCGACCACGGCGACTGGGCGACCAACGTCGCGCTCACCCTCGCCAAGCCGCTGCGCCGCTCGCCGCGCCAGATCGCCGACGAGCTGGCGGGGCGCATCGACGCGGCGGCCGCCGGCGTGAGCGCCGTGGAGGTCGCGGGGCCCGGCTTCATCAACTTCCGCCTGGCGGGCGACTACCTGGCCGCCGGGCTGCAGTCCATCCTCTCGGCCGGCGCCGACTACGGCCGCTCCAACCCGGGCGGCGGGCGGCCGGTGATGGTCGAGTTCGTCTCCGCCAACCCCACCGGGCCGCTGCACATCGGCCACGGGCGCCAGGCCGCGCTCGGCGACGCCGTCAGCGAGCTGCTGGCGTGGGCCGGGTGGAAGGTGCACCGCGAGTTCTACTACAACGACGCGGGCGAGCAGATCATGCGGCTCGCGCGCTCGGTGTGGGCGCGCTACCAGCAGGAATCCGGCGCGGACGCCGCCTTCCCCGAGGACGGCTACCACGGCGAGTACGTCCGCGAGATCGCCCGCGAGCTCATCGCCCTCCACGGCGAGCGGTGGAAGGGCGACGACTCGCCGGAGGCGATGGACGAGATGCGCCGCTTCGCCGTGGCGCGGCTGCGCGAGGAGCAGAACCGCGACCTCGACGGCTTCGGCGTCCGCTTCGACGAGTTCTTCCTGGAATCGTCGCTCTACACCTCCGGCCGCGTGGAAGACACCATCCGCCGGCTGCGCGAGACGGGTCACGTCTACGAGAAGGACGGCGCCGTCTGGCTCAGGACGACGGAGTTCGGCGACGACAAGGACCGGGTGATGGTGAAGAGCACCGGCCACCCCACCTACTTCCTTCCCGACGTCGCCTACCACCTTTCCAAGTGGGAGCGCGGCTTCCGGCGCGCCATCAACGTGCAGGGCTCCGACCACCACGGCACCACGGCCCGCGTCCGTGCCGGGCTGCGGGCGCTGGGGCTGCCGGAGGGCTACCCCGAGTACGTGCTGCACCAGATGGTGCTGGTGATGCGCGAGGGGGTGGAGGTGAAGTTCAGCAAGCGCGCGGGCGACTACGTGACGCTGCGCGAGCTGTACGACGAGGTGGGGGTGGACGTGGCGCGCTACTTCTTCCTCATGCGCCGCGCCGAGGCCCAGCTCACCTTCGACATCGACCTGGCGCTGGACCGGTCCGACAAGAACCCGGTCTACAAGGTCCAGTACGCCCACGCGCGGATGAGCAGCATCTTCCGCCGCGCCGAGGTGGACCCCGGGACGCTCGATGCCGCCTCGGCCGACCTGTCGCTCCTGTCCGACGACGCCGAGGCCGAGCTGGTGAAGCTCCTCCTCCGCTTCCCCGAGGTGGTGGCCGCGGCCGCCGAGCGGCACGCGCCCCACGCGCTGAGCGAGTACGCCGAGGAAGTGGCCGGCGCCGTGAACTCGTGGTACCACGCGGGGAACCGCGACCCCGCGCTGCGGGTGATCGGCCCCGGGGTGGCGCCCGAGGTTTCGCGCGCGCGGCTGGTGCTCGCGCGCGCCGTGCAGATCGTGCTGAGGAACGGCCTGGCCGTGCTCGGCATCACCGCCCCCGAACGGATGCAGCGCGAGAGCGGCGACGAGGCCGCCCTCGAAGCGGTCTGA
- a CDS encoding PfkB family carbohydrate kinase, which translates to MSILVVGSVALDTVETPFGRADEALGGSATFFSAAASLFCPVQLVGVVGSDYPVRALDFLAERGVDLAGLERAEGESFRWAGKYAFDLNSRETLETRLGVFAEFQPKIPAEFRDAEWVFLGNIDPELQLNVLDQVAAPKFVACDTMNLWIDIKRDRLLDLLKRVDLLLVNDAEARQLSGDFNLSRAARWILERGPRYLIIKKGEHGAILFTPHSTFFAPGFPLEEVFDPTGAGDAFAGGFMGHLAQCGRVDDHDLRRAVIYGSVLGSYAVERFSVERFKDLAMDEIEDRVRSFREMTVFELPVDAGV; encoded by the coding sequence ATGTCGATTCTCGTGGTTGGCAGTGTCGCCCTCGACACCGTCGAGACCCCCTTCGGCCGCGCCGACGAGGCGCTGGGCGGCTCGGCCACCTTCTTCTCCGCCGCCGCCAGCCTCTTCTGCCCCGTGCAGCTGGTGGGCGTGGTGGGAAGCGACTACCCGGTCCGGGCGCTCGACTTCCTGGCCGAGCGCGGGGTGGACCTGGCCGGGCTGGAGCGCGCCGAGGGCGAGAGCTTCCGCTGGGCGGGGAAGTACGCGTTCGACCTGAACTCGCGCGAAACGCTGGAAACGCGCCTGGGCGTGTTCGCCGAGTTCCAGCCCAAGATCCCCGCCGAGTTCCGCGACGCCGAGTGGGTGTTCCTGGGGAACATCGACCCCGAGCTGCAGCTGAACGTGCTGGACCAGGTGGCCGCGCCGAAGTTCGTGGCGTGCGACACCATGAACCTGTGGATCGACATCAAGCGCGACCGGCTGCTGGACCTGCTGAAGCGCGTGGACCTGCTGCTGGTGAACGACGCCGAGGCGCGCCAGCTCTCGGGCGACTTCAACCTGTCGCGCGCGGCGCGGTGGATCCTGGAGCGGGGCCCGCGCTACCTGATCATCAAGAAGGGCGAGCACGGCGCCATCCTCTTCACCCCGCACTCCACCTTCTTCGCCCCCGGCTTCCCGCTGGAAGAGGTGTTCGACCCCACCGGCGCGGGTGACGCCTTCGCGGGCGGGTTCATGGGGCACCTGGCGCAGTGCGGCCGCGTGGACGACCACGACCTGCGCCGCGCGGTGATCTACGGCTCCGTCCTCGGCTCGTACGCGGTGGAGCGGTTCTCGGTGGAGCGCTTCAAGGACCTGGCGATGGACGAGATCGAGGACCGCGTCCGCTCGTTTCGCGAGATGACCGTGTTCGAGCTGCCGGTGGACGCCGGTGTCTGA
- the purM gene encoding phosphoribosylformylglycinamidine cyclo-ligase, which produces MSETPAGGLSYAAAGVDIDAAQRAMVGVAQLVRSTATSDTLSELGSFGGLYRVPRDARQPVLVASTDGVGTKLKLAFLTGRHGTVGEDLVNHCVNDILVQGARPLFFLDYVGLGRLRPGVVEELVGGIARGCRANGCALLGGETAEMPDFYAPGEYDLAGTVVGMVEEDRVIDGSAIRAGDAVVALASSGLHTNGYSLARKVVFDRMGLSVDDPFPDEDASVADVLLRVHRSYLKPLWPLVERGEIRGLAHITGGGLVDNVPRILPDGLDARFDLSSWTVPPVFRVLQRHGAVDEREMFRAFNMGVGMVAVVAADRADAVVAELRGAGERAWVAGEIVPGEGRTVLG; this is translated from the coding sequence GTGTCTGAGACGCCGGCGGGCGGGCTCTCGTACGCGGCCGCCGGCGTCGACATCGACGCGGCGCAGCGGGCGATGGTGGGGGTCGCGCAGCTGGTGCGCTCCACCGCCACCTCCGACACGCTCTCGGAGCTGGGCTCCTTCGGCGGGCTGTACCGCGTCCCGCGCGACGCGCGGCAGCCCGTCCTCGTGGCCAGCACCGACGGGGTGGGAACCAAGCTGAAGCTGGCCTTCCTCACCGGCCGCCACGGCACGGTGGGCGAGGACCTGGTGAACCACTGCGTGAACGACATCCTGGTCCAGGGCGCCCGCCCCCTCTTCTTCCTGGACTACGTCGGCCTCGGCCGGCTCCGTCCCGGCGTGGTCGAGGAGCTGGTGGGCGGGATCGCGCGCGGGTGCCGGGCCAACGGCTGCGCGCTGCTGGGCGGCGAGACGGCGGAAATGCCGGACTTCTACGCCCCCGGCGAGTACGACCTGGCGGGGACCGTCGTGGGGATGGTGGAGGAGGACCGCGTCATCGACGGCTCCGCCATCCGCGCGGGCGACGCGGTCGTCGCGCTCGCCTCGTCCGGGCTGCACACGAACGGCTACTCGCTGGCGCGGAAGGTGGTGTTCGACCGGATGGGGCTCTCCGTCGACGACCCGTTTCCGGACGAGGACGCGAGCGTGGCCGACGTCCTGCTGCGCGTGCACCGCTCGTACCTGAAGCCGCTCTGGCCGCTGGTCGAGCGCGGGGAGATCCGCGGGCTGGCGCACATCACCGGCGGCGGGCTGGTGGACAACGTCCCGCGCATCCTGCCGGACGGACTTGATGCGCGCTTCGACCTGTCGTCGTGGACGGTGCCGCCCGTCTTCCGCGTGCTGCAGCGCCACGGCGCGGTGGACGAGCGGGAGATGTTCCGCGCCTTCAACATGGGCGTGGGGATGGTGGCCGTGGTCGCCGCGGACCGCGCGGACGCGGTCGTCGCCGAACTGCGCGGGGCGGGGGAGCGGGCCTGGGTCGCGGGGGAGATCGTCCCCGGCGAGGGCCGGACGGTGCTCGGATGA